Below is a window of Malus domestica chromosome 13, GDT2T_hap1 DNA.
attgaagaaagttgagggttttaccataaaaacaattaacaaTATGATGAGTAGCCGAACTTACTTATAAGTCCATGTAAGGTCTCTTATTTCGTCAATATGGGATCCATTCTCAACATATATTCAATGATGATTAAAAAATAGGTAAATTACACAGTACCCctttcaggtttgaggtctattacaatcgcatacaatattttcaaaacatttcactttcatacctcaactactattttatttcaatatagtacatTCGTTACATTTTCTATCAATTGATCCGTTAAATACTGACGTGGTTGCCAGatatctgccacgtggcaaataaaaataattttttattttttttaaaacctaaattttctcaaaaaaaaaaaaaaaattgaaacccactATCCCTCACCCCCACCCCCTTCCAAGCGACCCACATCCCCATCCCTAACCTAGAATCCAAAaacctgcaagaagaagaagaagaagaagagggagaaaaaagaaaaagaaaaaaaaaaccccagttCGTCCCACCCTAGCCACTCCTTTCTCCCATCCCCCATCACCCCTCCTAAAAATCCCCCCATCACCCACCCCCAAAAATTCCACCCGAGATTAGGTGGATCTACCACAAAACCAGACCAAAAATCATCTCAAACTCAAAAGTATTTTCAAAACTCACCCACACTAAAAATCACGAGATCCTGGCGGCAGGGGGAAGGGAGGTGGGTCGCAGGTCGTGGTGGGGGGAAGGaagttgaggtatgaaagtgaaatgatgTTGTATGCGATTGTAATAGACTTCAAACCTGATGGGtattgtgtaatttacccttaaaaaattgatttttcacttttaagttttaaaacaTGTCAATAATCACAAATGGTTGGACAAAGAGGTGACGTTAGCGTTGTTCTttaaaaattagggtttataCATCAACGCCTTGTTTGAATCATACTATATTGAGAATTATGTATATTAAATTTACATCTGTTGGTGGACAAATGGCATTCATATTTTTGGACTTTGGGATGCAGGCCATATTGATAACATAAAAAACATCGATGTCGTTGTTCTGCCCTTGATTTCCATGCGATATAGGACTCTGTCAAAATTGGGTAATATTAAATTTATAATGATGCTTTCATAAGTAAGGAACTAGGAATAAGAAACTCAGACGATCTTTAATGTGTTCATGTTTGCGATTAAAAAGTGCTTTTACCAACTAGAATTGAGAGcctaaatcgtgatttttcgtgaTGACGAATGCTATGTTTTCTTTCGGGGATTTCAATTTCGGTGGAGTTCATGATATATTCGGCTCAAATGAGAAAGGTTTTGATGGCATGGAAGCGGAGAACAATGTCGGGAAACAAGTGAATTTGTTTGGAGCAGAGGAATGGGGGAAGTTGGGGGAGTTTGGTTCCGTTGATTCGGATCATGGATTCTGTGGAAATGACTACTCCTCTGGAGGAAACTTGCTTCCCAAGTATCAACAAGAAGAACAGCAGCAGCCACTGATTCCATACTATGGACTGTATGATGCCATGCAGTTTGATCCTCTCTCAGTGCCATTCCAAGCGTGCTTAGGGAAGATTGCAAAGCTCGAAGACATCCCGAATTTGGTTCCACATGTTGAACCAAAGAAAGAGAAGCGAGACCCTTTCTCCTCATTGGCAGGGCTTGATCTCTTGAACAGCTATGGCAGCGGGTTTAAGCGGTTGAATGGAGAAAGAAATTTTGAGTCAAGCAACTACAAGACGTGCACAGATCAGGTGGCTACAGGCAGGAAGCTTTCAACTGAAGAAATCATGAGGGTGGCAGGAGCAAGGTTCATTCAGACTTATTCTCAAGTGTCTGATGTTCCCTCCATGCTGAGTCATCCGTTTGGATCCTCCTTTTCGGGCCTGTCAGATGAGGAAGCTAGAGACGTGGAGCTTGTTGAGTTCCTTCTTGCTTCTGCAGAGAAAGTAGGTTATCAGCAGTATGAGCGTGCTGGGAATTTGCTTAAACGTTGTGATTCACGTTCTTCCAGTACCGGGAATCCAGTTGAACGAgtggttcattttttttctgaAGCTCTCCTAGAGAAGATTGATCGAGAAACTGGAAGAGTCGCACCAAAAGTTTTGGGGAACAAGCAGTCATTTGATGTTGATATAGCAATGAAGATTCCTAATGATACCTCCCTGACATGTCAAATCAAGCTTCCCTTTGGGCAAGTAGTACAATTTGCTGGAATTCAAGCCATTGTGGAAAATGTGGCTGAGGCTAAGAAGGTACATGTGATTGATCTGGAAATCCGGAATGGGGTGCAGTGGACAGGTCTGATGCAAGCCTTAGCATCACGTTATGATTGTCCGCTTGAGCTTCTCAAGATAACTGCTGTTGGAACTACTTGTCGAGAATCGGTTGAGGAAACAGGTAAGAGGTTGGGGAGTTTTGCACAAACCATGAACTTacccttttcttttaaaataGTGATGGTAGAAGACATGCTAGATCTCAAAGAAGACATGTTCGAGCTAGATTCTGAAGAAACAGTTGCGGTCTACTCTGAATTCGCGCTGAGGAGCATGGTTCCAAAACCAGATCGACTTGAGTCTGTAATGAAGGTGATAAAAAACATCCGTCCATGTGTAACTGTGGTCACTGAAGTTGAGGCAAATCACAACTCGCCAGTCTTTGTAACTCGCTTTATTGATGCCCTTTTCTACTTCGCTGCGTTCTTTGACTGCTTGGAAACTTGCATCCAACGAGATGATCCAAACAGAAGTATTTTGGAATCAATGTACTTTGGGACCGGAATTAGAAATATTGTGGCAAATGAAGGAGAGGAAAGGAATATCCGAAATGTGAAAATTGATGTTTGGAGGGCATTTTTTGCGCGGTATGGAATGGAGGAGATAGAATTGAGTTCATCGTCGTTGTACCAAGCAGACCTGATTCTTAAGAATTTTCCGTACGGGAATTCTTGCACGCTCAATATGGATGGGAAATGCCTGCTTCTTGGATGGAAGGGCACACCTCTccattctctttctctttggaAATTTCtttgatgaaataaataaaaaggaggTTGCCTGTAGTTTTAAATCTCTGACATCTTATTATCTTCTTGGTTGAGCTTCAAATTCTAGTTTCTGATATATATGTTTCCCATGAGGGATTACAGAATCTACGAACATGGGAGAAAGCACCAGAACTGTACTTTTGTCACATAAATTCTAACGAGTGAATTTGTTAACAATAAGTCGAATATTATGGTACTCTTTGAATTTTCCTCTTTGTCCATCGAGATGATGATCGCATTGCTCTAGTTATCATTGAAAGGATGCCCGCGCGGAGAAAACTGAGCTGTTAAGAGAGGCAACTGCTTATGAACACCATAAACATGTACAAGTGCATCCAAACACGTCTCTACGACTATGGATCATAAGTTCATAAGACACTGGATGTATCAATTTATTCCACAGCTATCTAAATTCAAATACCTTAAACGTAATACAATCTGTAGTTTCATGTGTATGCATATTACTCAAAGATCGGATGTTCTTGATTTTTCATGTGGTTTTACAGTTCTTgtatttcttcttttcttccatGAACTCGATTATTCTGTTCTGCGATGCTTTACGAAAGCCATGCTTCCAGTTTGTACTTTCTTCACTCTAATATTCTgtggtgtatttttttttcttgcttgtCTTATCCCTAATCCTTATTCCTTTATCCTTTTGGTCATAACATGCCGCCTGATGTCCAAATCAAATTTACTTATAGAAATATCAGATCCTTGGTGGTGAAAACTATATCAGCAGAACGAATAATTTGCTTCTTGCTTGGATCATGTCGTCGAGCGCTCACATACTCCTAGCTTTACATGCACAACCTTCGTATGTAGCGTTTGGATGTATTAAACTGTTGCCAGGCTTTTGCGGATCAACAAGAATCATTGGAGGGAAACCATAATTTTTTCACTGTACTAATTAGTTTTCTAAACATATGTCCTAATCCGATCGAGTTACTTAACAAATTCAGTTTTCATACAGCTGTTGACAGACTGGCCTTGGAATTTCACAGAAGGCCAAGCTATATAGCATATCCtacaaattttgtcaaaacatGTAAACAAGTCATAGCGTAGAAGGTCAGCTTATAAAGAGACACAAACCCACAAGAACATTCGTACACTTTTCGCACTCCGAAAAACAAGGAAAGCTCAGCTGTATTCTTCTCTTGAAACCATGAGTTGTGCCTCTGGATTGTCAACTGTCGAAGTAATGAGAGTTGCAAGGGAACGGTTCATACAGTTCTCTTCCCGGAGGCAAACAGATGACTGCATGGCTGACCATGTTCTAGGCAGCACTCCCTTCGGCCTCTCAGACCAAGAAACAAAAGATGTTGGGCTTGCGCACCTTCTTTTAGCTTGTGCTGAGAAGGTTGCAAAGAAACAATATGGCTGCGCGAAAAAGCTGCAGAATCTATGTGATTTCCTGTCTTCCAGTAGCGGAAATTCTGTTCAAAGAGTTGTTTACTATTTTTCCAAAGCTCTCCAACAGAAGGCTGACAGAGAAACTGGCAGAAACACATCACAGGGATCGGAAAGTAGAGATGTTGCCACTATGCATGTCGAGGAAGCAATGGCGGCTTTAAGTCCTTCTTTAATGGCATGTTTCCTTGAAGTTCCCTTCTTTCAAGTTACCGAGTTTGCGGGCATCCAAGCGATTGTGGAGAGTGTGGCATCAACCAAAAAGATTCATTTCGTTGACCTTGCAATCAGAACCGGGGCGCACTGCATCGTGTTGATGCAAGCGCTTGCGACAAGATATGAATGCCCAATTGAGATGCTAAAAGTTACTGCTGTTGGAGTGaaatcaaggaagaaaattgAGGACACCGGCAGAAGGCTGGCTCAATTTGCTGAGGCATTGAAGTTACCTTTTACCTTCAAGATAGCCATGGTAAAAGATATCAAAGATATCAAAGAAGGTATCTTTGAGTTAGATACTGGTGAAGCAGTTGCAGTTTACTGCCCTCTACTGCTATCCAGTATAATGAGCCAACCCAATTGCTTGGAATCTCTGATGAAAGCCCTCAGAAGCCTCAATCCGCGCCTCATGGTGGTCAAAGAAGTCGAGGCAAATCACAACTCTCCGATCTTCATAAACCGTTTCTACGAAGCACTCTTCTACTACAGTGCATTTTTTGAGTGCCTCGATGCCTGTATGGACAGAGGCAGCGCGCTACGGATGGAGTTGGAGGAAACATATTTGAGTCTTGATATCAAGAACATTGTTGCGAGTGAAGACGAAGAGAGGGTAAACTGGCGGATGAAAATCGATGGGTGGAGGAGTTTGTTTGGAAAATGTGGAATGGTGGAAGCAGATCTTAGCTTGTCATCCCTGTACCAAGCAGACCTTACGGCCAAACAGTTTGCTTGTGGGAGGAGTTGCACAATGGGGACCAACGGGAAGTGCCTTCTTGTTGGATGGAAAGGAACTccaattctctctctttctgtttGGAAGTTCCATGCAGTCAATGTTAAGACTTTCAAACGTCTCTTGTAGGAGCTATAGCCCTTGTAGAAACAATAATAACGGGAGCATATGTTTTCGTGGTTTTGTTTTCCAAACAAGGTGACATGAATGCATCCTAAGAATCAATGGGGAAAATAGTATAATACGACAGCagacataaaaaatttcaacacatGAACCAAATTAACTAAAGGAAATTATTCTGGAGTAACAGTTTACATTTGACGTACTCTCTTACCACACCCTGCTTCGTGATCTCATACTCATCATAAAATCACGACTTACCCGCTACACGCAACGCCATGACTAAAAATTCTTGTTATATTAACAGAATGTGAGTTTATACCACTAATCGTGTTGATTCTGTTGATACCTGAATGCTAGTGCGTGTACTTTCATCCTCAGCATTCGCAACGGCACCGTCGATCTTTCCGGCTTCACACGCTGGCTGGTATATAAGCCGCAAACTACAGTTGGTTAATAACGTTCGCTACTGCGCCGTTTAAGGGGGAGTTTTGACTTCCGTGAATGACGAGTTTTATAGTAATTGTACCATGCTGCCGCATTGTGTGGGTGAGTCCAAATAATTGTGAGAGCATTTGTACCATTAGTGGTGAGTGTGCTGGTAAAAGCTTGCAAGAAATCCGATCACAAAAGCGGTGATATCGAATTGATATTGAGCGGGTTGGCTGCTCTGAATGATGAGATTGAATGAATGGTTGAAGCAAGAGGCTTCCAATGGGGTGTTGAGCTATCTGGCGTTGTTCCTCAAAAACCAATCCAGGATTGCTGCAGCTTCCATCTTCATTTATAActccaaaattgcttgcttAGCACCTAGCAATCACtcattatttgttatttttaaacattgAGTGGTTCTGGTTCACATTAATGTGTTAATTCCTCTTGGTTTAGACTAATGTAAATAAGTGTCGTAAGTAAGAGACTACGTGAAAGAAGATGACAAGAAGTCAGTGTCTCAAACCTGTTGtacattttaatttatattagtgatgaattttgaattgaatttagataaaagaaagaaggaaatattCGAATATTTGTATTGAAACAAAAGGCTTAATTGTAAGCAACAATAACTTATCATTATCAAAGAAGCATGATGTacgttgagagagagagagagaggttggtTTTGGTGCTTTGGGGGAGAGAGGTTTTTGTTTGAGGCCACTGGATGTGATGGGCTAGGCCTGTTTGGTAttctatttgaaaattttcattatttctcaaaatatttcttaagaacatttcttgaaaacaattttatttaagattcaaaaacttgattgatatgtgatttaaaaattttaaatctaaaTAATTAAACTGGACAAAGAGATCCAAAacaaggagagatttttcagtgtgaccatcacacgaggtggtacaccaTGTATCCCTATATAAATTgtgggttatgtgtgttaaaaggttaataacttaaaaattaaaattttccaccacttgcataaaaataTGTGATGTATCAtccgtgttcccgtcacaactaaaaatttctccaaaaagaggggttgagagagagaaagaggagagaggaggaaagaaagtaagagatgattggaggaaagagaaagaagatgatCGAGGAAGATGATCGAGGAAGATGAGTGAGAGAAATAACCGAAAGAATGAAGAGAGTGGATTGGATGAGAGACGAAaaagattataaaaataaaaaaaagataaggaggagagagaaagaagaaaagagagatcaatttggagtgagaggggaggagggagagaaaaaaacatgagtgagtttaagtttaaagactctaaaaactcactttttttgtttttaaagaatatactatatttttttgtttagttttttaaaatagtcataccaaacttggaaattgtttttgagtttaaaaagttggattcaagttaACTACCAAACAACCAGGCTCATTGGGATATTATTGCAGCAGATGTGAATGAAATAATTAAGGAATTGATGCATGGAACTGAAAACCCTTGGCATATCAATGCTACTCACTTGGTGTTGATTCCAAAGGTTCAAAATCCAGTGTATGTGTCATAATTTCGCCCCA
It encodes the following:
- the LOC103414570 gene encoding DELLA protein RGL1-like, encoding MTNAMFSFGDFNFGGVHDIFGSNEKGFDGMEAENNVGKQVNLFGAEEWGKLGEFGSVDSDHGFCGNDYSSGGNLLPKYQQEEQQQPLIPYYGLYDAMQFDPLSVPFQACLGKIAKLEDIPNLVPHVEPKKEKRDPFSSLAGLDLLNSYGSGFKRLNGERNFESSNYKTCTDQVATGRKLSTEEIMRVAGARFIQTYSQVSDVPSMLSHPFGSSFSGLSDEEARDVELVEFLLASAEKVGYQQYERAGNLLKRCDSRSSSTGNPVERVVHFFSEALLEKIDRETGRVAPKVLGNKQSFDVDIAMKIPNDTSLTCQIKLPFGQVVQFAGIQAIVENVAEAKKVHVIDLEIRNGVQWTGLMQALASRYDCPLELLKITAVGTTCRESVEETGKRLGSFAQTMNLPFSFKIVMVEDMLDLKEDMFELDSEETVAVYSEFALRSMVPKPDRLESVMKVIKNIRPCVTVVTEVEANHNSPVFVTRFIDALFYFAAFFDCLETCIQRDDPNRSILESMYFGTGIRNIVANEGEERNIRNVKIDVWRAFFARYGMEEIELSSSSLYQADLILKNFPYGNSCTLNMDGKCLLLGWKGTPLHSLSLWKFL
- the LOC103414569 gene encoding DELLA protein GAI1-like; this encodes MRVARERFIQFSSRRQTDDCMADHVLGSTPFGLSDQETKDVGLAHLLLACAEKVAKKQYGCAKKLQNLCDFLSSSSGNSVQRVVYYFSKALQQKADRETGRNTSQGSESRDVATMHVEEAMAALSPSLMACFLEVPFFQVTEFAGIQAIVESVASTKKIHFVDLAIRTGAHCIVLMQALATRYECPIEMLKVTAVGVKSRKKIEDTGRRLAQFAEALKLPFTFKIAMVKDIKDIKEGIFELDTGEAVAVYCPLLLSSIMSQPNCLESLMKALRSLNPRLMVVKEVEANHNSPIFINRFYEALFYYSAFFECLDACMDRGSALRMELEETYLSLDIKNIVASEDEERVNWRMKIDGWRSLFGKCGMVEADLSLSSLYQADLTAKQFACGRSCTMGTNGKCLLVGWKGTPILSLSVWKFHAVNVKTFKRLL